One Acidobacteriota bacterium genomic window carries:
- a CDS encoding caspase family protein, whose product VSGSLVYFTYTSNLAERTPEGRFGVYIARIGNDPDRSLHIRLMETLVANLDGKAKDAGIRLEFKDLKSEITDQEIDRLPERTRNINATIVIWGMAIQNNEAYLRLWTKSGEISRSPKPVTFTDINQLAEFATQVWERIDQARLSSLSAEERKTELEKEVAELKADVAKLRELMTSSLVVRSATDSTAAANLITILIGVGEYSEPGLRLFGPANDVAALRQVLVPRTSQFKILLDKEATKQRIEETVKSTAQQLPSDIPLLVYFSGHSMTDKANNTYSYIPYDYNSQSNIGNVIELRALIIDLLKSHHKSIVIVDGHFDPSSIPKELTSEAAIISAAVSTMAFETTVDGKPQGLFTAALVKALAAVPSTIPINIKSLFSTTKVLLKQSQSLETDPTLVVGANPPSF is encoded by the coding sequence GTCTCCGGGAGTCTGGTCTACTTTACCTATACATCTAATTTAGCTGAGCGTACCCCTGAAGGGCGCTTCGGAGTTTACATCGCAAGAATAGGCAATGATCCTGATCGCTCACTGCATATTCGGTTGATGGAAACCTTAGTTGCCAACCTTGATGGTAAAGCGAAAGACGCTGGGATTAGACTGGAGTTCAAAGATCTCAAGAGTGAAATAACTGATCAAGAGATTGATCGCCTCCCTGAGAGAACGAGGAATATCAACGCTACAATCGTTATATGGGGGATGGCAATTCAGAATAATGAGGCGTACCTACGCTTGTGGACGAAGTCAGGTGAAATATCTAGATCGCCGAAGCCGGTTACTTTTACTGACATAAATCAATTGGCTGAATTTGCAACGCAAGTGTGGGAAAGGATTGATCAAGCAAGGCTCAGCAGCCTTTCAGCGGAGGAGAGAAAAACCGAACTGGAAAAGGAGGTTGCGGAACTGAAGGCCGACGTTGCGAAGTTACGAGAATTGATGACCTCCTCATTAGTTGTTCGTTCCGCCACAGATTCAACCGCAGCGGCAAATCTGATCACTATTCTGATTGGGGTAGGGGAATATTCAGAACCCGGATTGCGCCTCTTTGGCCCGGCAAACGATGTGGCAGCGCTACGGCAGGTGCTTGTCCCGCGAACCTCTCAATTCAAGATTCTCTTAGATAAGGAGGCCACTAAACAGAGGATAGAGGAAACTGTAAAATCCACCGCTCAGCAACTTCCATCCGATATCCCATTGTTAGTTTATTTTAGCGGCCATTCAATGACCGATAAGGCGAACAATACTTATAGCTATATCCCCTATGATTACAATTCACAGTCTAACATTGGCAATGTTATAGAACTTCGGGCTCTCATTATTGATTTATTAAAAAGCCACCACAAGTCAATAGTGATTGTTGACGGGCACTTTGATCCCAGTTCAATACCCAAAGAACTTACCTCCGAGGCCGCTATAATATCGGCCGCAGTAAGTACGATGGCATTTGAGACAACAGTTGATGGAAAGCCGCAGGGTTTGTTTACAGCCGCGTTGGTGAAGGCTCTTGCCGCAGTGCCCTCCACTATCCCGATAAACATTAAAAGCCTTTTCAGTACTACGAAGGTACTTCTAAAACAAAGCCAATCTCTGGAGACAGATCCAACTCTGGTAGTTGGTGCAAATCCACCTTCTTTTTAG